One window of Triticum dicoccoides isolate Atlit2015 ecotype Zavitan chromosome 5A, WEW_v2.0, whole genome shotgun sequence genomic DNA carries:
- the LOC119301080 gene encoding hydroxypyruvate reductase-like translates to MAGARSAATRLTHSSLFLLSRAAAAAATRRTNLPSSSRDYSKMASSVGGNGYSDVTRVLFCGHYWPASTIYTKEYLQNYPFIQVDEVGLDHVPDVIQNYHICVVKNKCIDSDIIAKATKMKIIMQYGVGLEGVDINAATEQKIKVARIPGSTTGNAIACAEMAIYLTLGVLRNQKEMDTAVIQKDLGLPVGETIFGKTILILGFGAIGMEIAKRLRPFGVKILATKRNWSSNTVSCDIDGLVDKKGGPEDMYELAREADIVITCMTLNNESVGIVDHKFLSALKKGSYLINIARGRLLDYTAVFNHLESGHLGGLGIDVAWTEPFDPEDPILKFPNVIITPHVAGITEYSYRTMAKVVGDVALKLHAGEPFTEIEFVN, encoded by the exons ATTATTCAAAGATGGCTAGTTCAGTTGGAGGCAATGGCTACAGTGATGTTACACGGGTGCTATTCTGTGGCCACTATTGGCCTGCTTCTACTATTTATACGAAGGAGTACTTGCAAAACTATCCATTTATTCAG GTTGACGAAGTAGGCCTTGATCACGTACCTGATGTTATTCAAAACTACCATATATGTGTAGTGAAAAATAAATGTATAGATTCAGATATCATTGCCAAAGCAACTAAGATGAAGATTATTATGCAGTATGGTGTTGGTTTAGAAG GTGTTGACATAAATGCTGCTACAGAACAGAAAATCAAAGTTGCACGGATACCTGGGAGTACTACAGGAAATGCAATTGCTTGCGCAGAAATGGCTATCTATCTAACTTTAGGTGTTCTGCGGAACCAA AAGGAAATGGATACTGCTGTCATTCAGAAGGACTTGGGCCTTCCAGTTGGAGAAACAATATTCGGGAAAACA ATACTTATCCTGGGGTTCGGAGCCATTGGCATGGAAATTGCCAAGAGACTAAGACCATTTGGAGTGAAAATTCTTGCTACAAAAAGAAACTGGTCATCAAATACAGTGTCTTGTG ATATTGATGGGCTGGTTGACAAGAAAGGTGGTCCAGAAGATATGTACGAACTCGCTCGAGAAGCTGACATAGTTATAACTTGCATGACGTTAAACAATGAATCA GTTGGGATTGTGGATCACAAGTTCCTGTCAGCTTTGAAAAAG GGATCGTATCTCATCAATATTGCCAGAGGACGCCTACTGGACTATACGGCTGTGTTTAATCACCTTGAGTCAGGTCATTTAGGTGGTTTGGGCATTGATGTTGCTTGGACGGAGCCATTCGATCCAGAGGATCCAATTCTGAAATTCCCAAATGTTATTATAACACCACATGTTGCAGGAATCACAGAATACTCTTACAGAACCATGGCAAAG GTTGTTGGTGATGTCGCTCTCAAGCTTCATGCAGGAGAGCCATTCACCGAAATAGAATTTGTGAACTAG